A section of the Natronomonas salsuginis genome encodes:
- a CDS encoding type II toxin-antitoxin system HicA family toxin, translating to MIKTLTKHGFVPVGGKGSHTTLRYENSETGEVRTVTVPKADPIPIGTLQDIATQAGADDFHDFCRWVDRTS from the coding sequence GTGATTAAGACCCTCACGAAACACGGGTTCGTCCCTGTCGGGGGCAAAGGGAGCCATACGACGCTTCGGTATGAGAATAGTGAGACGGGCGAGGTTCGGACGGTGACGGTTCCGAAGGCCGACCCGATCCCGATCGGGACGCTCCAGGATATAGCGACGCAAGCGGGAGCCGACGACTTTCACGACTTTTGCCGGTGGGTCGATCGGACCTCCTAA